One Kangiella geojedonensis DNA segment encodes these proteins:
- a CDS encoding efflux RND transporter periplasmic adaptor subunit: MNKKSIAYAGVGFLFGGVVVLTMLQLSPDNTEGSAKASKEPLYWVAPMDASYRRDKPGKSPMGMDLVPVYKEGDDSGDSLGTVKIAPNIINNLSVKTGKVSKSHLVDQINTVGYVAYDETTLTHIHSRTDGWVEKLYVSHNGEYIEAGQPLYTLYSPTLVNAQQEYLLAKKRNSQSLMNAAKQRLQSLNFGAEELKKLVRTGRPLQNVTFYAESAGLIDNLNAREGVFLQPGTRLMTIGNLDRVWVEVELFERQLPYVAVGQKVEMTLDYLPSKMWSGEVDYIYPMVDSVNRTAKVRLEFGNSEHQLKPNMFANISINTESHEQVLQVPHHAVIRTENNDRVVLALGDGKFKSVSVELGRTTSDSIEVLSGLVEGDEVVLSGQFLIDSESSIESDFKRFTDSDTGHDDHEMASAPPSAKVTGTINSVDAESQTVNISRGPIEKWNRGPMTMDFDLDESLSIDDFMIGGNIEFTFEVRDSGFFITEIHQAVKEHQHD, translated from the coding sequence ATGAATAAAAAATCTATTGCTTATGCCGGTGTTGGCTTCTTATTTGGGGGGGTGGTTGTGTTGACTATGCTCCAGCTTTCTCCTGACAATACGGAGGGCAGCGCTAAAGCAAGCAAAGAACCTCTATATTGGGTTGCACCAATGGATGCTAGTTATCGTCGTGATAAGCCTGGTAAGTCGCCTATGGGTATGGATTTAGTGCCTGTCTATAAGGAGGGTGACGATTCTGGTGATAGTCTTGGCACCGTAAAAATTGCTCCCAATATCATCAATAACCTTAGCGTTAAAACGGGCAAGGTTTCGAAAAGTCACTTAGTTGACCAGATTAATACCGTTGGCTATGTTGCATATGATGAAACCACATTAACCCATATCCACTCGCGGACAGATGGTTGGGTAGAAAAGTTATATGTTAGCCATAACGGTGAGTATATCGAGGCAGGACAACCTCTTTATACCCTTTACTCACCAACCTTAGTCAACGCTCAGCAAGAATATTTATTAGCAAAAAAGCGAAACAGTCAAAGTTTAATGAACGCTGCAAAACAACGTTTACAATCGTTGAACTTTGGAGCTGAAGAACTTAAAAAGTTGGTTCGTACTGGAAGGCCGCTCCAAAATGTCACCTTTTATGCTGAGTCGGCGGGTCTTATTGATAACCTCAATGCAAGAGAAGGTGTGTTTTTACAGCCGGGTACGCGCTTAATGACCATCGGAAACCTAGACAGAGTCTGGGTTGAGGTGGAGTTGTTTGAGCGACAACTTCCTTATGTTGCTGTGGGGCAAAAGGTTGAAATGACGTTAGATTACTTACCATCCAAAATGTGGTCTGGTGAAGTTGATTATATTTATCCGATGGTCGACTCCGTCAACCGAACAGCAAAAGTGCGGCTGGAATTTGGTAACTCTGAACATCAACTCAAACCAAATATGTTCGCTAATATTAGCATTAATACAGAGTCTCATGAGCAGGTACTTCAGGTTCCGCATCATGCTGTGATTCGCACTGAAAATAATGATCGTGTTGTGCTTGCGCTGGGGGATGGGAAGTTCAAATCCGTTAGTGTGGAGCTTGGGCGTACCACCAGTGACTCAATTGAAGTTTTGAGCGGTTTGGTTGAAGGCGATGAAGTGGTGCTAAGTGGGCAGTTCTTAATCGATTCAGAGTCGAGCATAGAATCTGACTTTAAGCGCTTTACTGATAGTGATACTGGTCATGATGATCACGAAATGGCAAGCGCACCTCCATCAGCTAAAGTTACAGGAACCATCAATTCTGTTGATGCCGAGAGCCAAACGGTCAATATTTCACGTGGTCCTATTGAGAAGTGGAACCGAGGACCAATGACCATGGATTTCGACTTGGATGAATCTCTATCCATTGATGACTTCATGATTGGCGGCAACATAGAGTTCACATTTGAAGTACGTGACAGCGGCTTTTTTATTACTGAAATACACCAAGCGGTGAAGGAACATCAGCATGATTAA
- a CDS encoding efflux RND transporter permease subunit yields MINQTIKWSIKNRLLVLLATVIIAGLGIYSFKNTPVDALPDLSDVQVIIKTNYPGQAPQVVEDQVTYPLTTAMLSVPGAQTVRGFSFFGDSYVYVIFDEETDLYWARSRVLEYLSQVAPRLPDTAKPQLGPDATGVGWVYLYALVDKTGKHDLSELRSIQDWFLKYELQTVAGVSEVAPVGGMVKQYQVKVDPEKLKALNIPLEMIKVAIQQGNQEVGASVVELAEAEYMVRASGYIDSTDDLKNIPLGTNIKGTPLLLGELAEITTGPQMRRGVADLNGQGEVVGGIVVMRYGENAQATIDGVKAKLKDLKKGLPDGVEIVTVYDRSGLIQDAVSNLWIKLLEEFAVVALVCILFLFHIRSSLVAIISLPIGILAAFIIMKLQGLNANIMSLGGIAIAIGAMIDGAIVMIENMHKHMERTPLTKKNRWEIVYNSAKEVGPALFFSLLIITVSFIPVFTLEAQEGRMFSPLAFTKTYAMAASAALAITLVPVLMGYFVRGKVRAEHANPVNRILTFIYKPVLRTVLTYPKTTLLAAVAVLLIGLWPVNKIGTEFIPPLDEGDLMYMPTTYPSLSVGEAREILHKTDRLIKTVPEVKTVFGKIGRAETATDPAPLTMIETFIQFKPKSEWREGVTTDTIKDELNALVKFPGLTNAWVMPIKTRIDMLATGIKTPVGIKVSGPDLSKIEDIGKQLEIILKDIPGTSSVYSERVAGGRYIDIDIDRVKAARFGLSVQQIQSVIGAAIGGMNVSYSVEGLERYPINVRYPQEYRNSPEKLAELPIVTASKQRVALGDVADISVKDGPPGIKSENARLNGWTLVDIEDVDLGSYVEHAQQVVSEKLDLPAGYAINWSGQYEYMLRAKEKLNYVIPLTLVIIVLLLFLNFKSFAEVAIIMGTLPLAMVGSIWLMYLQGFNFSVAVGVGFIALAGVAVEIGVIMLVYLNQSYQAMLKNSREIGTSPTIEQLKEVVDAGAGQRVRPVMMTALSIIVGLLPILYGTGTGSEVMSRIAAPMVGGMASSVILTLLVIPAVFYLWKKTSLKL; encoded by the coding sequence ATGATTAATCAAACCATTAAGTGGTCAATAAAAAACCGCCTGCTGGTATTGTTAGCCACTGTCATCATTGCAGGCCTCGGTATTTATTCTTTTAAAAATACCCCAGTTGATGCGCTGCCTGATTTATCGGATGTTCAGGTTATCATTAAAACCAACTACCCTGGTCAGGCTCCACAGGTTGTTGAAGATCAGGTGACGTACCCTTTAACTACCGCCATGCTGTCAGTACCCGGAGCACAGACCGTTCGAGGCTTTTCATTCTTTGGTGACTCGTATGTGTACGTGATTTTTGATGAAGAGACTGACCTTTATTGGGCACGAAGTAGAGTACTGGAATACTTAAGTCAGGTTGCACCTAGACTACCTGACACTGCAAAACCACAGCTAGGACCTGATGCGACAGGTGTAGGCTGGGTGTATTTATATGCCTTAGTGGATAAAACCGGTAAGCACGATTTAAGTGAGCTGAGATCAATACAAGACTGGTTTTTAAAGTATGAATTACAAACAGTTGCAGGTGTGTCTGAAGTCGCTCCAGTCGGCGGTATGGTCAAACAGTACCAGGTAAAAGTCGATCCTGAAAAACTGAAAGCTCTAAACATTCCACTTGAGATGATTAAGGTGGCCATACAGCAAGGTAACCAAGAAGTGGGAGCCTCTGTGGTAGAGTTGGCCGAAGCAGAGTATATGGTCAGAGCAAGTGGTTATATCGACAGCACTGATGACCTTAAAAATATACCTCTCGGCACAAACATCAAAGGAACTCCGTTGTTGTTAGGCGAACTTGCTGAGATTACTACTGGCCCACAAATGCGCCGTGGCGTGGCAGATTTGAACGGGCAGGGTGAAGTGGTTGGCGGCATCGTGGTTATGCGTTATGGAGAAAATGCTCAAGCTACTATTGATGGGGTAAAAGCTAAGCTCAAAGATCTCAAGAAAGGTCTTCCTGACGGCGTCGAAATCGTAACCGTCTATGATCGCTCAGGTTTAATACAAGATGCCGTGAGCAATCTGTGGATTAAACTGCTGGAAGAGTTTGCGGTCGTAGCGTTAGTTTGTATATTGTTTTTGTTCCACATTCGCTCTTCCCTTGTAGCAATTATCAGTTTGCCAATAGGAATTCTAGCGGCATTTATTATCATGAAGTTGCAAGGTTTAAACGCTAACATTATGTCTCTTGGGGGAATCGCTATTGCTATCGGTGCCATGATTGATGGCGCGATCGTTATGATAGAAAATATGCATAAGCATATGGAGCGAACGCCTTTAACCAAGAAAAACCGGTGGGAAATTGTTTATAACTCAGCCAAAGAAGTGGGGCCGGCATTGTTCTTTAGCTTGCTAATCATTACCGTGAGTTTTATCCCTGTTTTCACCTTGGAGGCGCAAGAGGGCAGGATGTTTTCACCTCTAGCCTTTACCAAGACTTATGCCATGGCGGCATCAGCTGCACTTGCGATCACTTTAGTGCCAGTATTGATGGGGTATTTTGTTCGAGGGAAAGTTCGTGCAGAGCATGCTAACCCAGTAAACCGCATACTTACATTTATCTACAAGCCAGTACTGCGAACGGTGTTAACTTACCCTAAAACAACACTTTTGGCTGCTGTGGCTGTGTTGCTAATTGGTTTATGGCCCGTCAACAAAATTGGCACCGAGTTTATTCCTCCTCTCGACGAAGGCGATCTCATGTACATGCCAACAACTTATCCAAGTTTGTCGGTTGGCGAGGCTCGAGAGATTTTGCATAAAACCGATAGGCTAATTAAAACGGTTCCTGAAGTAAAAACGGTGTTCGGTAAAATTGGGCGTGCTGAAACAGCAACGGATCCAGCGCCATTAACCATGATCGAAACCTTTATCCAGTTTAAACCAAAGTCAGAGTGGAGAGAGGGTGTTACTACTGACACCATAAAAGATGAGCTGAACGCATTAGTAAAGTTCCCCGGGCTCACAAATGCTTGGGTTATGCCGATCAAAACGCGTATCGATATGCTCGCGACGGGCATTAAAACACCTGTTGGTATCAAAGTTTCAGGCCCTGACTTATCCAAAATTGAGGACATTGGTAAGCAGCTAGAAATTATTCTAAAAGATATTCCTGGGACAAGCTCAGTTTACTCAGAGCGTGTTGCAGGTGGGCGCTATATTGATATTGATATTGATCGAGTTAAAGCCGCTAGGTTTGGTTTGAGTGTCCAACAAATACAGAGTGTTATCGGCGCTGCTATTGGTGGTATGAACGTCTCTTATTCGGTTGAGGGCTTAGAGCGTTATCCGATAAATGTGCGCTACCCACAAGAGTATCGAAACTCGCCTGAGAAGTTGGCAGAGTTACCGATTGTAACGGCAAGCAAGCAACGAGTAGCTCTTGGGGATGTGGCCGATATCTCTGTTAAAGATGGACCGCCCGGTATTAAAAGTGAAAATGCTCGATTGAATGGATGGACGCTGGTAGACATCGAAGATGTTGACCTTGGCTCTTATGTTGAACATGCACAACAAGTCGTATCTGAAAAACTTGATCTCCCAGCAGGTTATGCCATTAATTGGTCTGGGCAGTACGAGTACATGTTACGAGCGAAAGAAAAGTTAAACTATGTTATACCGCTAACATTAGTTATTATCGTGTTACTGCTTTTCTTAAACTTCAAAAGTTTTGCCGAAGTCGCCATTATTATGGGCACATTGCCCTTAGCCATGGTCGGTAGTATTTGGCTGATGTACTTACAGGGATTTAATTTCTCAGTAGCGGTAGGCGTAGGTTTTATCGCTTTAGCTGGAGTCGCTGTTGAGATCGGTGTCATTATGTTGGTCTATTTGAATCAGTCGTATCAAGCAATGCTCAAAAACTCTCGCGAGATAGGAACATCACCAACTATTGAACAGTTAAAAGAGGTTGTTGACGCGGGAGCGGGGCAGAGAGTGCGTCCTGTAATGATGACTGCTTTATCAATTATCGTCGGCTTATTACCAATTCTTTACGGAACAGGTACCGGATCAGAAGTCATGAGCCGTATTGCAGCGCCAATGGTCGGTGGTATGGCAAGCTCAGTCATTCTGACGCTCCTTGTGATTCCCGCAGTTTTCTATTTGTGGAAAAAGACATCATTAAAACTTTAA
- a CDS encoding Fur family transcriptional regulator — MRNLNEVIGHADQFCKQQGGRLTEKRKEILSQLIKSNKALSAYELIDAYKQESGSDIPPMSVYRILDFLEEAQLVHKLKLANKYVACSHICSDHKHEVPQFLICGNCSRVEEISVSHTTISDIKKSVKNADFSLVSPQLEINCICNRCIPDKDLMQD, encoded by the coding sequence ATGCGAAATCTGAATGAAGTTATCGGCCATGCTGACCAATTCTGCAAGCAACAGGGTGGCAGGTTAACGGAGAAGCGTAAAGAAATACTTTCTCAGTTGATTAAGTCGAATAAAGCTCTGTCGGCATATGAACTTATCGATGCTTATAAGCAGGAGAGTGGTTCTGATATTCCACCCATGTCAGTTTATCGAATATTGGATTTTCTCGAAGAAGCTCAATTGGTTCATAAGTTGAAGTTGGCTAATAAATATGTCGCTTGCTCACATATCTGTAGCGATCATAAGCATGAAGTACCACAGTTTTTAATATGTGGAAATTGTAGTCGAGTAGAAGAAATCAGTGTTAGCCACACAACCATCAGTGACATCAAAAAAAGTGTTAAAAACGCCGATTTCAGTTTGGTTTCTCCCCAGCTTGAGATCAATTGTATTTGTAACCGTTGTATTCCTGATAAGGACTTGATGCAGGACTAA
- a CDS encoding MerC domain-containing protein yields MQNPQPISDKIAISLSLACAVHCLITPFLLVAMPSLAVLGLGDELFHKTMAILVIPTSIISLTIGCKTHKKYRLLMLSFIGLTLLISALMLHENLGEIGEKLLTVIGAAFISYSHYSNFKLCQAIKHCPCSEDSK; encoded by the coding sequence ATGCAAAATCCACAACCCATCTCTGACAAAATTGCGATTAGCCTTTCGTTGGCTTGCGCAGTACATTGTTTAATCACGCCGTTCCTTTTAGTCGCTATGCCTAGTTTGGCGGTGCTAGGGCTTGGTGATGAATTATTTCATAAAACTATGGCCATCTTAGTGATACCAACCAGTATCATTTCATTGACCATAGGGTGTAAAACACATAAAAAATACCGTTTGTTAATGTTGAGTTTCATAGGTTTAACACTATTGATTTCTGCTTTAATGCTTCACGAAAACCTAGGTGAAATAGGAGAAAAGCTTTTAACAGTTATTGGTGCTGCGTTTATCTCCTATAGTCATTACTCTAACTTCAAGCTTTGTCAGGCCATTAAACACTGCCCCTGCAGTGAAGATAGTAAATGA
- the folE2 gene encoding GTP cyclohydrolase FolE2, with protein MIETDMIKEQLPDITSDTSSQKSYSLRWVGMEGIAVPLHLSDKDAVGQVINSSTSIYVSLDSVESKGIHMSRLHKNINQLSTLKLAKQSLDKLLRSAIKSQEGISCNAKVRLEFDVTFEKSSLLSKNSGYQSYPVAINGEASLDNTDYEYELTIPYSSTCPCSAALARQLYSQQIDQRFEGESISKQELLNWVQSAQNSFATPHSQRSYAYLKLKLKQGELLSLKSLITVLEDVIGTPVQTVVKRVDEQEFARLNGQNLMFCEDAARKLKQYLEQNDSIVDYWIKVEHQESLHAHNAVVMDQKQQVLDTKL; from the coding sequence ATGATAGAGACCGATATGATAAAAGAACAACTTCCTGACATAACGAGTGATACATCAAGCCAAAAGAGCTACAGCTTACGGTGGGTAGGCATGGAAGGCATCGCCGTTCCTTTACACTTAAGCGACAAAGATGCTGTAGGGCAGGTTATTAATTCATCAACATCAATCTATGTAAGCCTGGACAGTGTAGAATCGAAAGGCATTCACATGTCTAGGTTGCATAAAAACATTAATCAATTATCAACCTTAAAACTGGCTAAGCAGTCTCTGGATAAACTATTAAGATCTGCTATTAAGTCCCAAGAGGGTATAAGTTGTAATGCAAAGGTTAGATTGGAGTTTGATGTAACTTTTGAGAAGTCTTCATTACTCAGTAAAAATAGTGGTTATCAGAGCTATCCAGTTGCGATAAATGGTGAAGCGTCATTAGATAATACGGATTATGAATACGAACTGACAATACCATATTCTAGCACTTGCCCGTGCTCTGCAGCCTTAGCCCGTCAGCTGTATAGCCAGCAAATTGATCAAAGGTTTGAGGGCGAGAGTATTAGTAAGCAAGAATTACTTAACTGGGTTCAATCAGCACAAAATAGTTTTGCAACACCGCACAGTCAACGATCTTACGCTTACTTAAAGCTCAAACTTAAACAGGGTGAGTTGTTGTCCCTGAAGTCTTTAATTACAGTGTTAGAAGATGTTATCGGGACTCCAGTACAAACAGTCGTTAAACGAGTCGACGAGCAAGAGTTTGCGAGACTGAATGGTCAAAACTTGATGTTTTGTGAAGATGCCGCAAGAAAGTTAAAGCAGTATCTAGAGCAAAATGATTCTATAGTTGATTATTGGATAAAAGTCGAGCACCAAGAAAGTTTGCATGCGCATAATGCAGTAGTTATGGACCAAAAACAGCAAGTATTAGACACCAAACTATAA
- a CDS encoding YqaA family protein — translation MEFLADYGYLGLFISAFLAATILPLSSELVLTGLLLNGLSPAKLLLVATLGNVLGSLTNYGLGFWASKAVVQKWLRMSEPEFEKAEGRFNKYGLTALLFAWVPIIGDPLTVIAGILRVNLLWFVILVTAGKFLRYFVVASIVIS, via the coding sequence GTGGAGTTTTTAGCAGATTATGGCTATCTTGGACTTTTTATATCTGCATTTTTAGCAGCGACGATTTTACCTTTAAGTTCAGAACTCGTATTAACTGGGCTTCTACTTAATGGCTTATCGCCTGCAAAACTTTTGCTGGTTGCTACCCTCGGCAATGTTCTCGGCTCTTTAACCAATTACGGACTTGGATTTTGGGCAAGTAAAGCCGTTGTGCAAAAGTGGCTCAGAATGTCTGAGCCGGAGTTTGAAAAAGCAGAGGGGCGGTTTAATAAATACGGTCTTACCGCATTACTCTTTGCGTGGGTACCGATTATTGGCGATCCTTTAACGGTTATCGCAGGAATCTTGCGTGTAAACCTTCTATGGTTTGTCATTCTTGTCACAGCAGGGAAGTTCTTACGATACTTTGTCGTGGCGAGCATCGTCATTAGCTAA
- a CDS encoding DUF1328 domain-containing protein, whose translation MLRYALIFLVIALVAAALGFGGIAGSAAGIAKIIFYIFLVLLVISAVMHLIKGK comes from the coding sequence ATGTTACGTTATGCCTTGATATTTTTAGTTATCGCATTAGTTGCTGCGGCATTAGGGTTTGGTGGTATTGCTGGTTCAGCAGCAGGAATTGCAAAAATTATTTTTTATATCTTTCTAGTGCTGCTAGTTATTTCTGCAGTTATGCATTTAATAAAAGGGAAGTAG
- a CDS encoding LysE family translocator: MLDTTLLLLFIPTFLVISATPGMCMTLSLTLGMSIGVRRTMYMMWGELIGVALVSVLAVVGVASVMLNYPSAFLILKYGGGAYLIYLGIQMWRSRGKMAIELGDNSPKSVSGRQLATQGFVTAIANPKGWAFTVSLLPSFINPELPMPPQLAALVVIILLSEFTFLMLYATGGKTLRRVLQRSDNVRLINRLSGSLMIAVGFWLALG; the protein is encoded by the coding sequence ATGCTAGATACAACATTATTATTGCTGTTTATTCCAACGTTTCTTGTCATTTCTGCTACACCAGGAATGTGTATGACCCTATCACTAACGCTTGGTATGAGTATTGGTGTTCGGCGTACCATGTACATGATGTGGGGAGAATTGATTGGCGTAGCGTTGGTTTCAGTGTTAGCTGTTGTTGGCGTTGCTAGCGTCATGCTGAATTACCCATCGGCATTTTTGATTTTAAAGTACGGTGGCGGCGCTTATCTAATTTACCTTGGGATACAGATGTGGCGTTCTCGCGGAAAGATGGCCATTGAGCTAGGCGACAACAGTCCTAAGAGTGTGTCGGGACGCCAATTGGCGACGCAAGGCTTTGTTACTGCGATAGCCAATCCTAAAGGCTGGGCTTTTACCGTGTCTTTATTACCTTCATTTATCAACCCCGAACTGCCGATGCCACCACAACTCGCGGCCTTGGTTGTAATCATACTGTTAAGTGAATTTACTTTTTTGATGCTCTATGCCACAGGTGGAAAGACTTTAAGACGAGTTTTGCAGCGCAGCGACAATGTACGATTAATTAACCGCCTCTCAGGAAGTTTAATGATTGCTGTTGGTTTCTGGTTGGCGTTGGGTTAG
- a CDS encoding sulfite exporter TauE/SafE family protein, translated as MTIILIAFVVFVTGVSKSGFAGALGVFAVPLLMLKLPATQAIALMLPILIIADIFSVKSYWMKWDSKLLYSLIPGAVMGILIAHAVVSYVSISHLKIVIAATCIIFSLKGLILGNSKWTLLSSKAGSLFMSSLSGFSSTLVHAGGPPLMMYLSAKGFSPKKFIATASVFFAAMNVFKLLGFSVLGILTLSEFTTALPFLPFALWGNQFGVFLQVRVNKVTFLRLINALLLLIGLYTFCSS; from the coding sequence ATGACAATCATCTTAATTGCTTTTGTTGTTTTCGTTACAGGTGTTTCTAAGTCAGGTTTTGCAGGGGCATTAGGTGTTTTCGCCGTGCCCCTTCTAATGTTAAAGCTCCCTGCTACTCAAGCCATAGCTTTAATGCTCCCGATCTTAATTATAGCCGACATCTTTAGTGTAAAAAGCTACTGGATGAAATGGGACAGCAAGTTGCTCTACAGTCTCATTCCTGGAGCTGTTATGGGAATACTCATTGCTCATGCGGTTGTCAGTTATGTATCAATAAGCCACCTTAAGATCGTTATCGCTGCAACCTGCATCATTTTCTCACTTAAAGGTTTAATACTCGGTAACTCAAAATGGACTCTATTAAGCAGCAAAGCTGGAAGTTTATTTATGTCCAGTTTGTCAGGCTTTAGCAGTACTTTAGTTCATGCTGGAGGCCCGCCATTAATGATGTACCTCTCTGCAAAAGGGTTCAGCCCAAAAAAGTTTATTGCTACCGCCAGCGTTTTTTTTGCAGCTATGAATGTATTCAAACTATTGGGCTTTTCAGTCTTAGGCATCCTGACTCTAAGTGAATTTACAACAGCATTACCGTTTTTACCCTTTGCACTTTGGGGCAACCAGTTTGGCGTCTTTTTACAGGTAAGAGTGAATAAAGTAACCTTTTTGCGACTAATAAATGCTTTACTGCTGCTAATTGGCCTCTATACCTTTTGCTCCAGTTAG